The following proteins come from a genomic window of Microtus ochrogaster isolate Prairie Vole_2 chromosome 7, MicOch1.0, whole genome shotgun sequence:
- the LOC101997616 gene encoding protein SCO1 homolog, mitochondrial: MAALVRACCMGMRPQCRQLWRLFPQGHGLWGPVGSPWPREARCCLGIRAFSAAPPPPGAKGPEPKGGQAGSRRMKPGPVSWKSLALTFAIGGSLLAGMKYFKKEKIEQLEKQRHRSIGKPLLGGPFSLVTHDGKPKTDKDYLGQWVLIYFGFTHCPDICPEELEKMIQVVDEIDSIPSLPNLTPLFITIDPERDTKEAISAYVKEFSPKLVGLTGTKEEIDGVARAYRVYYSPGPKDEDEDYIVDHTIIMYLVGPDGEFLDYFGQNKKAAEIAGSIAAHMRSHKKR, translated from the exons ATGGCGGCGTTGGTGCGGGCTTGCTGTATGGGGATGCGACCACAGTGTCGCCAGCTCTGGCGTCTGTTCCCTCAGGGCCATGGGCTTTGGGGTCCGGTGGGGAGTCCGTGGCCCCGAGAGGCGCGCTGCTGCCTGGGGATCCGGGCTTTCAGCGCCGCGCCGCCACCGCCGGGGGCCAAAGGGCCAGAGCCCAAGGGCGGCCAAGCCGGGTCGCGCCGCATGAAGCCCGGG CCCGTTTCTTGGAAGTCTTTAGCATTGACTTTTGCCATTGGAGGATCTTTATTGGCTGGGATGAAGtacttcaagaaagaaaagatcgAAC AGCTGGAGAAGCAGCGGCATCGCAGCATTGGAAAGCCTTTACTAGGGGGACCATTTTCCCTCGTAACTCACGATGGCAAGCCTAAGACTGACAAGGACTACCTGGGCCAGTGGGtattgatttattttggcttCACTCATTGCCCTGATATCTGTCcagaagaactagaaaaaatgaTTCAAGTTGTAGATGAAATAG ACAGTATTCCGTCCCTGCCGAATTTAACTCCACTTTTCATCACCATTGACCCAGAAAGGGACACAAAAGAAGCCATCTCAGCTTATGTGAAAG AATTTTCTCCCAAATTGGTTGGTTTGACTGGCACAAAAGAAGAGATTGATGGAGTGGCCAGAGCATACAGGGTCTATTACAGCCCTGGCCCTAAGGATGAAGAtgaggactacata GTTGATCATACAATAATAATGTACTTGGTGGGACCAGATGGAGAGTTTCTTGATTACTTTGGCCAAAACAAGAAGGCGGCAGAAATAGCTGGTTCAATTGCTGCACACATGAGGTCACACAAGAAGAGGTAG